Proteins encoded together in one Telopea speciosissima isolate NSW1024214 ecotype Mountain lineage chromosome 6, Tspe_v1, whole genome shotgun sequence window:
- the LOC122665908 gene encoding uncharacterized protein LOC122665908, producing FGPSSSSSSSSSSSSLQVYFFLFSVSLWLHLVHGAAPTVPVGNISRVEDAVYFRIYYGQTFKVIKNSVDGKSYLLIQNNSKMAPKTKYCTERIKSFVVPLSNYSIDTEDYPGVPVSFFELLGMLGNLKGITSDSVASECLLKYCVEGDIAIINKSDDQQLTQFAAHFISNSDQQQACQFAMFLPSVEDTPLQRAEWIKYLGVFANMEVRANQVYDTVKQNYMCLTKAAASKTSSFKPVVAWLQYSEGVWYFTNEAYKMKYVQDAGGVNVDESINKITYNISIPDDLENFHAILCTLDVVIDETYADDLTQYNLATFLRNINVDDQSCFAFLTNQSVWRYDKRTYNSTAIDWFDGAISQPQLALADLLEAFFPTGNYTTTYLRNLAKEEEIVTVGPEMCNRDSSEAMDPIMVPCQ from the exons tcttcttcttcttcttcttctctgcaagtGTACTTTTTTCTATTCTCAGTTTCTCTGTGGCTTCATTTAGTACATGGAGCTGCACCGACGGTGCCGGTCGGCAACATTTCACGGGTCGAAGACGCTGTGTATTTCCGTATATATTATGGGCAGACCTTCAAAGTCATCAAAAATAGTGTTGATGGCAAGAGCTATCTTCTTAttcag AACAACTCTAAAATGGCCCCAAAGACAAAATACTGCACGGAAAGAATCAAATCCTTCGTGGTACCTTTATCCAATTACTCAATCGACACAGAAGATTACCCAGGCGTTCCAG tATCTTTCTTTGAG CTCCTAGGTATGCTAGGGAACTTAAAGGGCATAACATCAGATTCTGTGGCTTCCGAATGCTTATTGAAATATTGTGTCGAAGGAGACATCGCAATTATAAATAAGAGTGATGATCAACAACTTACACAATTTGCGGCACATTTTATCAGCAACAGTGATCAACAACAAGCTTGTCAATTTGCCATGTTTTTACCTTCTGTTGAGGATACCCCTCTCCAG AGAGCAGAGTGGATCAAGTACTTAGGGGTCTTCGCAAATATGGAAGTTAGAGCTAATCAAGTCTATGATACA GTGAAACAGAACTATATGTGCTTAACTAAAGCTGCAGCAAGCAAGACATCCTCATTTAAACCAGTAGTAGCTTGGCTTCAATATAGTGAG GGTGTTTGGTATTTCACAAATGAAGCATACAAGATGAAG TATGTGCAAGATGCAGGAGGGGTGAATGTTGATGAATCCATCAACAAAATTACTTATAACATCTCAATTCCTGATGACTTGGAGAACTTCCATGCCATATTATGT acACTTGATGTTGTGATAGATGAAACCTATGCTGATGACCTAACTCAATACAATCTTGCAACATTTCTTCGCAACATTAATGTCGATGACCAGTCTTGTTTTGCTTTTCTTACAAATCAAAGTGTGTGGAGATATGACAAAAGAACCTACAATTCCACTGCCATCG ACTGGTTTGATGGTGCCATCTCCCAACCTCAATTGGCATTAGCAGATCTTCTTGAAGCCTTCTTCCCTACAGGAAACTATACAACAACATACTTAAGGAACCTTGCAAAG GAAGAAGAGATTGTAACTGTTGGACCTGAGATGTGCAACAGAGATAGCTCTGAAGCAATGGACCCCATCATGGTACCTTGTCAATGA